A section of the Triticum dicoccoides isolate Atlit2015 ecotype Zavitan chromosome 7A, WEW_v2.0, whole genome shotgun sequence genome encodes:
- the LOC119333538 gene encoding uclacyanin 1-like yields MAAATRALLVAAVTAAALFGSALGATYTVGAPAGSWDLRTNYIRWTSTIRFYTGDELRFQYPAAAHNVVEVTKTAYDNCSSSSPVATFPSGNDVIPLAAVGTRYFICGLPGHCAGGMKVQVNVQSKVVRCRRRGVRQRCTQTTPRPSSAAQAGAEPVLALGLAALVAGLTLLCMLLGLQNVLLMCKVTYI; encoded by the coding sequence ATGGCGGCAGCTACCAGAGCTCTCCTTGTTGCCGCAGTGACCGCGGCGGCGCTGtttggctcggcgctcggcgccacCTACACAGTCGGCGCACCGGCCGGGTCGTGGGACCTCCGGACAAACTACATCCGatggacttccaccatcaggtTCTACACCGGCGACGAGCTCCGGTTCCAGTACCCCGCTGCGGCGCACAACGTGGTGGAGGTGACCAAGACTGCCTACGACAACTGCAGCAGCTCTAGTCCCGTCGCCACGTTCCCGAGCGGCAACGATGTCATTCCGCTCGCCGCCGTCGGGACCCGGTACTTCATCTGCGGCCTGCCGGGGCACTGCGCCGGTGGCATGAAGGTACAGGTCAACGTCCAGTCCAAGGTAGTGAGATGCCGAAGGAGAGGGGTGAGGCAGCGGTGCACACAGACAACGCCACGACCGAGCTCGGCAGCTCAGGCTGGTGCTGAGCCTGTACTAGCGCTCGGGCTGGCCGCCCTCGTGGCTGGCTTGACGCTTCTCTGTATGTTGTTGGGATTGCAAAACGTATTGCTCATGTGCAAAgtcacgtatatatga